A window of Arcobacter acticola genomic DNA:
AAAAATTTATATTAATACATTTATGTTTAGAGAAGTTTCTCATGAAAATTCTGCAAATGAAATATTTGATACTTTAAACTCTAAATTAGAACCAAAATGGTTAAAAGTTATCGCAGATTTTAAACCAAGAGGAAATGTGCATACTGTTATAGAAATAGATAGCGCAAAAATGTAAGGATTTATACCTTGGAAAGATTAGTTACAACTTCTGAAGCTGCCCAAATATTGGGATTGTCTTTACAAGGTATACATTACAGAATAAAAAAAGAACAATTAAAATCTATCAAAAAAGATGGTAAAACTTTTGTTTATGTGGATGATGAACAAAAACATGATGAAACACCTACAAAAACAAAAGCTGAACCCATAAGACAAACTATACATGATAATTCACAAGCTATTATTGATGTTAAAAATGAACAAATAGAACTTCTACAAAAATCTATGAAATGGATGAAAAAACAATATATTTCTGAAATTTTTAGGTTAGAAAAAAATCAAAAAAGAATAATAGAAGTTTTTAACTCAGAAATCAAACTTTTACAAAGTGCATTTAATGAAATGCGTTCTGTTTATAAGCCCCAAATTCAACAAGAAATAAAAACAAAAACTGAAAAACAAAGTAATGATTTTATTTTAGTTAAAGATTTTTTTATTTTAATGAAAAGATATAATAAAACTGAACAAGAAATAAGATTTATTATATTTAATGCTATAAAAAATGCAGATAAAAGATTTATTTATAATAAAGTTGAAAAGAAATTGTTGATTTTAAATTCAGATTTTCTTGATTTAATTTAAAAAATTAGGCAAAAAAAAAGAGTACTTTAAGTACTCTTCTCCAGATACCCAAACACACCACTAAGTAAGGTGCCTTGCTATGTTCCCATCCTGGGGCGTTGTCTCAAATAATAATTGTAAGGGTCTAAAGAAGAGCATTCAAAATATCTAGATATTCTCAATGTTCCTCTTTTGAGATTGGAATTATACTATAAAAATCTTTAATTTATTATAAATTAATTTCCTTTTGAAAACTAATCTGTATAATACGTTTTTAATAGAAAGTTGAGAATAGAAAATTGACAAAAAAATTTAGTTATATTGGTATATTATCATTAATATTCGCCATGTTTATATGGGCAAGTTCGTTTATTGCTTTAAAAGCTGCTATGGAAGATTTAGGACCATTTACAGTTATATTTTTAAGAATGCTCATTGCATCTTTGTGTTTTGTTTATTTTATAAAATCTTTTTTAAAATATGATTTTTCAAAAAAAGATATAAAATTTATACTTTTATTGGCTTTATTTGAGCCATGTTTATATTTTATATTTGAATCAAAAGCCTTACAATTAACAAGTGCATCACAAGCTGGAATGATTACTTCCCTAATGCCAATAATCACAGCTATGGCAGCAGGATATTTTTTAAAAGAAATTATCACAAAACAATTAATATTTGGTTCCTTAATAGCAATGTCTGGAGCTATATGGTTAAGTTTACAAGGAACAACATCAATTAGTTCTCCAAATCCTCTTTTGGGAAATTTCTTAGAGTTTCTTGCTATGGCTTGTGGTGCTGGTTACACAATAACAGCTAGATATTTAAGTGATAAGTATTCTGCTTTGTTTATTACAGCCATTCAGGCCTTTATAGGTGCTATATTTTTCGCACCACTATTTTTATATGAATATTTTACTATTCCTTTAAATATTACAATGAATTCTTTTCTTTGGGTTCTTTATTTAGGTGTAGTGGTAACTTTGGCTGGTTATGGTTTATATAATTATGCTTTAACAAAGATTCAAGCTTCAAAGGCTGCTGTTTTTGTATATTTGATTCCTGTATTTACTTTGATTTTGGCATATTTTGTATTAAATGAAAAATTATCTATTATTGAATTCATAGCTTGTCTTGTGATTTTAGTTGGTGTATTTATATCAGAAGTATCAAGTTCTTGGTTTAAGAAAAGAATATGATTTATTTAATCCTTTTTCTTAGTGCATTTATATCTGCAACTTTATTTCCTTTAGGAAGTGAGGCTTTGCTTATTTATGATATTAAAGAGGGTTATAATATTTATTTTTTAGTAATAGTGGCAACTATAGGAAATAGTTTAGGTTCACTTTTAAACTATTTTTTGGGCTTAAAAGGTGAAGAATACTTAGTAGAGAAAAAACTAATAAATGAAAAAGTGATATTAAAATCAAAATCTTATTTTGATAAATATGGCTCTATTTCTTTACTTTTTTCTTGGCTTCCAATAATTGGAGATCCCATAACATTTGTAGCTGGAATTTTAAAATATGATTTAAAAAAATTTATAGTTTTGGTTGTTATTGCAAAATTATCTAGATATCTTTTTATAGCTTATTTAGTAGTTTAATGTAAATACACCAAAGTGTATTTACATTTTAAATTAGAAGTTAGAAACATTCCCGTAAGCTTCCCTTGTACTCATAGGAATCTCAGGTCTAAATTTTTGAGATTTAATTTCAGGAAGCATTAAACCTTTTGATTTGTGCTCTCTAATTTTATATTCACCACTTTCGTGTCCAGATGAATAATATGTACTAAAATCTGTAGTATAAGGCATATCCCATACAATTGCACCAGCAGTAGGACAGGCTTCTGCACATCTTGGTGCATCTGCATGGTCAACACACTCTACACATGATTCAGGTTTTACATATAAAATTCCATCTTTTGGATTTTTTTCATTTCCATCTGCTAATATTGCTGCAACTGGACACTCAGATTCACAAGCTTCACAAGCTATACATTCATCTGTAATTTTAACTGCCATCTTCTATCCTTTTTATAAAATATAAAAAATAATATGCAATTTTTGTTCCCTTATAAAATTAGTTTACAATTTTTTTATAAAGAATTTCTTTTGTTGATTCTTCTGCAATATTATCATTATAGATTAATTCAACATCTTTTTCTTTGTTGATATACTCTTTTGTAATAATACATTTTTCAAGATTTTCTTCAGATGGAGTAATATATTGTAAGGGAAGCATAATACTTTCAATAATACCTCTAAGACCTCTTGCTCCAACATCTTTTTCAACTGCAATTTCTGCTATTTTATCAAGGGCTGGTTCTGTAAATTCTAGTTCAACCCCATCAAGTTCAAATAGTATTTCATACTGTTTAGTAATGGCATTTTTTGGCTCTTTTAAAACTCTAATTAAATCCTCTTTTGAAAGTTTGTTAAGCTCTGCAATAATAGGAATTCTTCCTATAAATTCTGGAATTAAACCAAATGAAATCAACTCTTTGGCTTCAATAGGTTTCTTATTGGCTTCTTCATCTTCTTTTTTCAAAAATCCCATCTTAGGAGCTTTTTTAGTTTTTTTAACACTATCATCTTCCCTTAATCCAACAAATGCACCACCACAAATAAATAAAACATGAGTGGTATCAAAAATCACAGTTTCAGCAGATGAGTTTTTTCTGCTTCCTTTTACAGGAACATAAACATCAGCACCTTCTAAAATCTTTAGTAATCCTTGTTGAACACCTTCTCCACTCACATCTCTACCACTTGTCTCACTTTCACTTTTATTGGCAATTTTATCTATTTCATCAATATAAACTATTCCTCTTTTTGCTTTTTCTAAATCATAATCAGCGCTTGCAAGTAGTCTTGATAAAATAGATTCAACATCTTCTCCCACATAACCAGCTTCTGTTAATGCTGTAGCATCAGCAACAGCAAAAGGAACATCCATAATTCGTGCAAGAGATTTTGCAAGAAGTGTTTTACCACTTCCTGTGGGACCTATTAGCATAATATTTGATTTTTCTATTTCTATATTTTTTACTATTGGTTTATCAATTCTTTTATAGTGATTATATAAAGCAACGGCTAAAATTTTTTTAGCTTCATCTTGGCCAATTACATAATCATCTAAATGCTCTTTTATTTTAATAGGAACACTAAGGCCTTTTTGGAACTCTTTTTTACTATCTTTAATAAGCTCTTTTTCAAGAACTTTAGAACACATACTTATACATTCATCACAGATATGAGAAACTTCACTTGAGAATATTTTTTTTACTTCTGTTATCTCTTTTCCACAGAAATCACAAGTAGCTGTACTATTCATTGCTATTTATAAAATTATTAATACTCATATTTAAAACCTCTAAGTTATGAGTTTTAATAAATTTATCCTCTTTTTTTGTTAATTCTTCTTTATCAAATAAAGAAAGACCAGCATTTAAATCAATAGTTATTTCATTTGTAACCATTCTAAAAGTATCCCTTGAAAAATCTACTCCTAAAAATAGATAATCTTTACCTTTTCTATACTCTTTTAGTATATTAGGCATTGCATAACCACCCATAGCTTCTGTTAACCAATCAACAAAATCAGCATCTGATATAATGAAATTCATTTCAGGTTTAGTAGAACCCATTGGTTTAAAAAGTATTGGTAAGTCTAAGTTTAGATTTTCTTTTTCAATTCTTGTATATTTTTGCTCTTTTACATCAAATAAATAGATTAAATATCTATCCCAATCTGCTGTTATTCTTGAAACACCTGTGATTAAAAAATGCTCTACATCATTGTATATCTTTTGTAAACTATCATCCATATTAGTATCAATAATATATTTTGGTTTTAGTTCTTTTAACCACTTATAAATATCTGGTATTTCATACTCTTTTGATGAATAGATATGATTTGTCATTTGAATAATAAATTCTCTACCTTTTCTTTGCTCTAAGCTCATAGCAGCTCGACTGTATTCATACATAAGCCTATCACTCATAGCTCTTCCATTGTTTAAAGCTAGAATCATTGAATCACTATCATAAGGAAGAGTAGAACCATCCTTTGTTTTCGTATTTTCAAACACTCCCATTCCTAAAAAAGGAATAAGTTGACCAGTTTTTATCTTCTGTTTTATATCATCCATGACATCCAGCTCCTGTGTATGAGTGATATGCTTTGTTTAGTGCCAATCGGATTTTTTCTAAATCTAAAGGCTTCTCTAAATTCTCAGGCATATCTATATGATAGATGGCACCATCTTTACCTATTAAAAAAAGTGCTTTTGTTAATCTATTTTCTAGAGTACCACTTACAATTTTCGTTCCGTACATATTTGCAAACTCTTCATTTATATCAAATATAGGAATTAATTTTTTAAACTTGTATGATAAAGTGGTCTTTTCACTAAATATTACATATGTAAAAATATCTATTTTTGCAGCACTAATAAACTCATCAAAAGTAATTATTTCTTCAGAAAAATCATCAAAGAAGGGAAAAGATAAAAATAATTGAATATTTCTATTTGGACTTGCTTTTTTGATAGTTACTTCATTATTGTTTATATCAACAGCATCGAAATTATCTGCCATATAACCAATATCCACAAAATCATCAATTAATTCTAGTTCTTCATTTTTGTATGTTATTTTAGATTTCATATTTTTTTATTTTATAACCTATTTGTCTAAGAGTTATTCCTAACTCTAATGCTGCACTTGAATGATTGAAATCATTATTCTCAAGAGCCTCAATAATCGCATCTTTTTCTAATTCTTCTAAATTTAGAGTTTTTTTAGATATTGGTTTAAAATCACTTTTTAATTTATGATCAAAAAGTGCAGGAAGTAAAAGTAACATATCTGATTTATTTATTCCTTCTTCATTTCCCATTAATACAATACGTTCTAGTGTATTTTCAAGTTCTCTTACATTTCCTGGCCAAGGATAATCACATAATGCATCCATAGCTTCATCTGTTATAGTTACCATCTTTTTATGGTTTCTAATAGATCTTTCTAAAAAGAAATTTACTAGTTGTTTTATATCTTCACCTCGTTCTCTTAGTGGTGGTAAATCAATAGGAATTACATTTAATCTATAATATAAATCTTCTCTAAATTTTCCATCTTTTACCATTTGTTCAAGATTTCTATTTGTTGCTGCTACTAATCTTACATTTACTTTTATGGTTTTACTTCCACCTACTCTCTCAAATTCTCTTTCTTGTAAAACCCTAAGTAGTTTTACTTGCGCTGATGCACTTATATCTCCTATTTCATCTAAAAACAATGTACCACCATCTGCTAGTTCAAATCTACCTTTTCTTGTTTCTCTTGCATCTGTAAAGGCACCTTTCTCATGACCAAAAAGTTCACTTTCAAGTAGGGTATCTGTAATTGCTGCACAGTTTAGTTTTATAAATGGTTCATCTTTTCTTTTACTTCTTTTATGAATAGCAGCAGCCACAAGCTCTTTTCCTGTACCTGTTTCTCCTCGAACTAATACTGTAACATCTGATTGGGCAATTCTTTGTATTACTTTGAAAACTTGTTGCATTTTTGGACTATCACCTATGATATCCCCAAAGTTATGAACCTTTGAGTCCCACTCCATTTTATAATAAAGCTTTAGTTCTTGAAGTCTTTCTTTCTCTTTTTGATTAAGTTGATATGAGTGTATAGTTTGTGCAAATATAGAAGCTACAATTGCCAAAATTCTAACAGTATCATCCAAGTCTATTTCGGCTGTTTTTGTAATAACAGCACCTAAAACACCTATACTTTCATTATCTATCATTAAGGGAACAGCAACGTAAGATTTTCCATTAAAATCTCTTTTTCCTGATTTATTTAAAAATAAAGAGTTATTATGAATATTCTCTACAACCACAGGCTCATTAGATTCAGCAGCCATTCCCGTTGCACCTTCACCTATTTTATATGAAGCCAAATTTTTTTGGATTTTTGATAACTCAACAGCAGCAAAAACATTTAAAATATCATCCTCAATAATATGAACAACACAATTATCTAGATTTAGAGTATTCTTCAATATTTTCATTGATTTTTCCAATGAAGTTTGTAAATCATAATGATTAGAAATAATTGAAGATATTTCATGAAGTGTCATCAGCTCTTTTATTGTAAGGCACCCCATACAGGCAGATTTATCAAACATTTTTACTCCTTTTGTGTACATTTAATATTTATTCAAATTATATCTATAATCAATGCTATAAATAAGCATTCATTTATATAATAAACATACAATTTCTTAATCTGAAATTTTTTTGCAAACTTCTTCTTTAGGAAGCTTTTTAATACCTGGTTGTATCCACCAAATTTCACCATTTGATAAGCTTGCATTTCCACCCCATTTTTCATCACTATCAAACTCTATTTCTTCTATTGTTTCTTCCATATCTTTTTTTGCAAAATAAAAAGATACAACTCCATCTACTTCTCTTAACATTACTTTTGCCATAATTTACTCCTTGTTTATAAATAAATTTTTGATTTTTTTTATTAAGTCATTTTCTTTAAATGAGATTTTAAAAAACCCTTTTTTTAACTCTTTAACCACAAAACTTTTATCAAATTTTTTTAAAGTCTCAGGATAATCATCTCTATAATGAGCTCCCCTACTTTCACATCTTTTTTGAGCACTTAAAATAATTGCTTCTGAAATCTCAAGAGCATTTCTAAGTTCTAAAATTGCTGTTAATTCAACATTATTATTTTTTTCTTTATTGATACAATGTAATGTATAAGAGATTTGTCTTAGGTATTTTATATAATCAAATGCAAGGGTTAAATTTTTTTCATTTTTAATAATTCCAGCTTTTTCAAATAAGCATTTCCCAAGACTTATTCTTATTGCATTAAAGTTTTTACTTGTATCTGATGAAAAAATAAAATCAATCATTTCAATATCTTTTATTACGGTGTTATAGTCTATTGGTGCATACTCAAACTCTTTGGAAAACTCTTTTGCTTTATTACCTGCAAGTTTCCCAAATACACATCCTTCAAGTAAAGAATTACCACCCAATCTATTTGCACCATGAACTCCATTTGAAGCCATTTCTCCACAAATAAATAAACCTTTTAAATCAGATTCAGTCATATTTACATCAACTCCACCCATTGTATAGTGTGCAACAGGTTTGATTTCTAATAATTCTTTAGATAACTCAACTCCACTTTGCATAAGTGCAGCATTATATAAAGATGGAAGCTTTTGCTGTATTTTTTCAAGACCTAAATGTCGTAAATCAATAAATACTTTTTTACCTTCAAGTTGTTCTTTTAAAATAGCTCGTGCTACTTTATCTCTAGTTTCAAGCTCATTTATAAATCGATCACCTTCACTATTTACTAAGTAACCACCCTCTCCTCGAGCTGCTTCTGTTACTAAATAATTTGTTTTTACAAAACCAGTTGGATGAAATTGAACAAACTCCATATCTTTTAAATAAAGCCCGGCTCTTAAAGCAACAGCTAATAAATCCCCTGTATAATCAGGTGCATTTGTTGAGTAACCTCTATAAATGCCAGCATATCCTCCACCTGCAAGAACAACAGATTTTGATGAATAAATAATAACTTGTGAAGTTTCTTTATTTAATGAAACTACGCCACTTACTCTATCTTGGTATTTTGCAAGATTTAAAATGAAATTATTTGGTAAAAAAGTTATACCCATAGTTTTTGCTTTTTTTATAAGACTCAAGGTTATAGCACTTCCTGTTTTATCTCCTACATAACAAGTTCTATTTGAACTTCCTCCTCCAAAAGGCCTTTGAAGTATTTTATTATTTTCATCCCTATCAAAATCTACACCATATTCAATTAATTTTTCAATAATAGTTGATGCTTGTTTGCACATATAAGTTATTGCTTTTTTATTTCCAAGCCCTTTTGCTGAATTAAATGTATCTTGAATATGTTTATTGATTTCATCTGTATTATTTATATCAAGAACAGCATTTATTCCACCACTTGCCATTGAAGAATTTGATTTAAAGACATTAGACTTTGAAATAAGTGCAACCTTATTGTTTTCATCTTTTGCTTCAATAGCTGCCATTAAGCCAGCTATTCCAGAACCTACAACTATTACATCGTAAATCATTTTATACTCTATACATCAAGTCGTATTTCGCTTTTGATGTTGCTGGTATTTTTGTTATTTCTAAGTTCTTTTTTATATGTACTGGAACTTTTGATGCAAATAGTGATGAGATAAGTCCTGGTGTTGAACGAACAAATTGAAGTGCTAATTGAATATCATTTTCTAAAATCATTTTAGAATCAAGAAGGTAACCAACTTGTGTATTAAATGATTTTTTAAATAGATTCATTTGTAATAATGATGAGCTTGAAATTACACCAATTTTTAATCTATGAGCTGCTTGAAGTAATGTACAATCTTGCCCTTTCACTTTTTGAGTGGGCATTGTATATATAGAAGTTTTTGCCATATTAAAAGGTGTTTGAATATATTTGAAGTTGTGATTAGGCCCTGCTACTTTTATGGCAATATCAACTAAATCTTCTAAATTTATATGTTCATTTGACTCTTTTTGATTTATAAATCCATTCCAAACAGCTACCCCATAAGATTTTATTAAACCATTAGTAACCATATTTTCAAATCTTTTAAAAATAGATTCAATTTTTTTTAGAAATATTTTATATCCTAGTTTACCAATTTGTATTTCAGGATTATGTAAAAAATAAATATCAAGTGTTTTTACACCAAGATTTTTCAAAGATTGTTTACATGACCACTCTAAATAATCAGGAGTCATACAATGTTGATCTAATTCAATATCTTCAAGTTTTGCCAATGAGGTGTTAATTATATTTTCTTCAATCCAAGTATAGGGATTTTTGGGGAAAGGAAATTCAAGTTGAATAAAACCACCCTTTGAACATATAATTAATTCCTCTCTTTTTACACTATTTTCTTGAAATAATTCTTCTAAAGCAATACCAATCTCTTTCTCACTTTGTCCATATCTATAATTACTTGCTGTATCTATTAGGTTTATTCCACTTTTTATAGCTTCTTTAACACCTTCTATATAATGAAAAACATAGTTCTCTTCTTTGTAAGGTTCTTTATTAAAAGTTCCAAGCCCTAGTTTTGAGAAAACTAAATCATTGTGTTTAATATAAAAATCTTTATAGTGTGGGAATTTTTTTGCAAAACTATAAGTTGCTTCAAGAGTTGCTATCATGGCTTTAATTCTTTTCTATATTCATAAAAAATTATCGCACTTATATAAAGTATCAAAATAATAGGTAAAACAAATTTTTCCATAGATTTTCTCCTTGTAATAAGGGAACAAAATAAATTGTTCCCAAACTTTCTAAGTATTAAGGTGTACTAATCTATATGCAATAAGTGTTCCATAGCTTTGTGTAGAATTATATATTTTACTGCTTCACCATAGGTGCAAATGCTTTTGTACTTACATTTATTATGTCACCTATTTTTAAATTTTTTGCTTCTTCATTACCAATTACAACTTCAACTAATTGTTGTCCTATTGTTATAATAGCAACATAAATTACATCAACTTTAATGATATCTAGAAGTTCTCCTTCAAATGAAAATTTAGCACTTCCATTTGTTTTTAATAGGGCCTCTTTAGGAGTGGTATCTTTTATTATTTGTCCATTATTTAAAACTACCATTCGATTTGAAAGTCTATATATCTCACTTGGATCGTGACTTACCATTATGGTAGTAGTGTTAAACTCTTTATGTAATGTTAGAATTTCATTTTGAAGTTTTGTTCTCATAGATGGATCTAAAGCTGATAGTGGTTCATCCATAAGTAGAATTTTAGGTCTATTCATTAATGCTCGACATAAGCTAATTCTTTGTTTTTGACCGCCACTTAGAGTTTGTGGAAGTCTATTTTTTAGTTCACTTAGTTCGGTGATTTTTAATAAATGATTCGCAAGTTCTATATCTTTGTTTACATATAAAAGATTTTCAAGAACAGTATAGTTTGGGAAAAGTGCATAATCTTGGAATACAAAACCAATCTCTCTTTTTTGAGGACTTAAAGAAAATTTCTCATCAAGCCAAATAGAATTATTTATTTTTATTATTCCACTTGCTTCTTCAAGACCTGCTAGAATTCTTAGAAGTGTAGTTTTTCCACTACCGCTAAGACCTGCAAGAGCTACAAACTCACCTTGTTTTATTTCTAGATTTACATTTAAATTCATTAAACCATTTGATCCATGAAGTTGTTTTTGTATATTTATTTTTATCATCTTTTATTCTTTCAAATCAAATTCAATTTTAGAAAAACTAATTTTTTTAAAGATTTTTAACTTCTTTCTCAAAGGCAACCATTTAATAAGTATTGTAGCCATTGCCTCCCACATAGAAACCCATCCTGCTATCATTAATCCCTCTGATATTATTCTATATGTTAACTCTTCATTTGTTTCTGTTAAAATTGATAAGGTTATAAAAAATACTCCAATAAGCATAAATATAAGCGAATTTTTCACCTGCTCTTTCATTTTCTTTTTTTCAAGTTCTTCCAGGTAGCTAAAATAGTTATCAAAGCTTTCTTCTATTTGTAAAATATTTTCTTCTTCTATTCTTTCTTCTAAATAAAACTTTATTATGAACTTTTCATTTGATATTTCACTTACACTTTCGATTATATAATCAACTAACTGTTTAGATAAATCTTTTTTTAGAAATGTTGAACTTCTATCAAAATGCTCATAAAGATTTTCAAATTTATTAGTAGAAATTTTTATAATAATTTCATTATTTGCAGTTTTATCATATCTATCTAGTATATTTTTTTTCATTTTATATTCCTACTACACTCTTTTTTTGTTTACCATTAAAAATATAAACACCAAGAAGAGTTAAGAAACTAAGTATCACCATAATTACACTATAAATATGGGCATTTGTATAATCCATAATTTCTACAAATTCATAAATAGCAACAGAAGCCACTTTTGTTTGATCAGGAATACTTCCTCCAACCATTAAAACAACACCAAACTCTCCAACTGTATGGGCAAAGGTTACAATTATAGCTGTCATTAGTGCTGGTTTTATATTTGGTAGAGCTATTTTAAAAAGAGTTTCTATTTTACTTTTTCCGCAAATATAACTAGCTTCAAGCATATTTTTATTTAAACTTTCAAAGCCACTTTGTAGTGGTTGAATCATAAAAGGTAAGCTATAAAAACAACTAGCAATTACAAGTCCTGTAAAGTTAAATACAAGTTTAATTCCAAAATACTCTTCAAAAAATGCACCAATAGGTGAATTAAAAGATAAAAACCAAAGTATATAAAAACCTAAAACAGAAGGTGGCAAAACTATTGGTAGAGTTGTTATTGCTTCAAGTATTGGTTTAAATTTTGATTTTGTTTGTGATAAATACCAAGCAAGTGGTAGGCTTATAAAAAACAAAATCAAAGTTGTAATTGCAGCTAATTTAAAAGAGATTATAAAAGGAGAAAACTCAATAGTTTTTAATAACTCAATCATTTAACACCTCCATGATAGATAAATCACTAGCTTTTATCAAAATAGTTACCTGTTCATTTTTTTGCAGATTCATCCTTTTTGATGAATCTGCTGTTATTATACTTTCAAAAATTGTATCATTTACTTCTAAAATTATACTACTTAATAATTGACCATTTTCTATACTTTTAATATTTACAACAAGTTGATTTGATAAGCTAATTTCTCCAAATAAATTTTTTGCAATAGAAATATTTGTAGGTTTCACCGCAAGTTTTACTTTTTTACCAATCTGAACATTTTTATTTAAATCTAAACTCATCATTTTCAAAGTTTTTCCAAAAAAGTCAAACTCTACTATGTTTAAATTATCTATATTATGTATCTTTTTTATTGTTGCAATTATTTGGCTCATTCTACAATGTATCCATAATCAATAAATATTTTTTTAGCTTTTGCACTTAAGATAAAATCGTAAAATGCTTTAACTTCCATGTTATCTTTTGCATTATTAATTATAACTATACCTTGTTCTATAGCTTTATATAGTTTTGTATCAACACTTATCCAGTTTTTATTTTCTTTATATTGTGCTAAATTTTCATCAAAAAGTGAAGATTTTGGTATGAAACCTATATCTGCGGCTGTTGTAGCATAATTTACGGTAGAAGATGCCGACTCTGCGTAAACAAATTTACCTTTAGTCACTTCTTCTAATCCAGCATTTTTAATAGCTTCCATAGTTGCTGCCCCATATGGAGCTGTTTTTGGGTTTGCAATTGCAATTTTTTCTATTGAACTCTCTTTTATAATATCTATTCCTTTTGAAAAATCAAGCTCTTTGGAACTTATCATTGCAAGTGCTCCTTGAGCATAAACTACAGGTTTTGTAATTGCAATTTGATCATCATATAAAGATTGTGGGAAACCCATATTTGCTGCCATAAATATATTATATGGCGCACCATTTTTAATTTGAGCCACTAGTTTTCCACTACTTCCAAGTGTTACTTGAATTTTTGTATTAGGATTTGTTTTATTAAATTCTATAATTAATTTATCCATTGCATAACTAACATTAGCAGCAACTGCAACATTTATTTGACCTGCAAATACACTTGAAGATAAAAGTAATAATACTAAAAATATTTTTTTACCTGTAAACAGGATTCCACTTTGTTTCATCATTTTTTTCCTTATTTACCTATCATTACATCAGAGGCTTTTATAATAGCACTTACTTGTGCACCCTCTTTTATCTTTAAATTATCAATTGAATTTGATGTAATTATTGAAGCTACTTTATCACCATTTCCAATATCTATAATTAATTCAGAATTAATCTCACCTTTATTTATTGAATCTACTTTTCCTTGAAGTTTATTTCTAGCACTTATATTTAAACTTATATCAGTTGTTATTAAAACTGTATTTGATTTAAAAATAGCTACTACTTCATCCCCTAGTTTTAAATTCAAGTTAGAAACGGCTGTATTTGTAATCACAG
This region includes:
- a CDS encoding YqaA family protein; translation: MIYLILFLSAFISATLFPLGSEALLIYDIKEGYNIYFLVIVATIGNSLGSLLNYFLGLKGEEYLVEKKLINEKVILKSKSYFDKYGSISLLFSWLPIIGDPITFVAGILKYDLKKFIVLVVIAKLSRYLFIAYLVV
- a CDS encoding 4Fe-4S dicluster domain-containing protein; its protein translation is MAVKITDECIACEACESECPVAAILADGNEKNPKDGILYVKPESCVECVDHADAPRCAEACPTAGAIVWDMPYTTDFSTYYSSGHESGEYKIREHKSKGLMLPEIKSQKFRPEIPMSTREAYGNVSNF
- a CDS encoding DNA-binding protein; this translates as MERLVTTSEAAQILGLSLQGIHYRIKKEQLKSIKKDGKTFVYVDDEQKHDETPTKTKAEPIRQTIHDNSQAIIDVKNEQIELLQKSMKWMKKQYISEIFRLEKNQKRIIEVFNSEIKLLQSAFNEMRSVYKPQIQQEIKTKTEKQSNDFILVKDFFILMKRYNKTEQEIRFIIFNAIKNADKRFIYNKVEKKLLILNSDFLDLI
- a CDS encoding DMT family transporter, translated to MTKKFSYIGILSLIFAMFIWASSFIALKAAMEDLGPFTVIFLRMLIASLCFVYFIKSFLKYDFSKKDIKFILLLALFEPCLYFIFESKALQLTSASQAGMITSLMPIITAMAAGYFLKEIITKQLIFGSLIAMSGAIWLSLQGTTSISSPNPLLGNFLEFLAMACGAGYTITARYLSDKYSALFITAIQAFIGAIFFAPLFLYEYFTIPLNITMNSFLWVLYLGVVVTLAGYGLYNYALTKIQASKAAVFVYLIPVFTLILAYFVLNEKLSIIEFIACLVILVGVFISEVSSSWFKKRI
- the clpX gene encoding ATP-dependent Clp protease ATP-binding subunit ClpX, which codes for MNSTATCDFCGKEITEVKKIFSSEVSHICDECISMCSKVLEKELIKDSKKEFQKGLSVPIKIKEHLDDYVIGQDEAKKILAVALYNHYKRIDKPIVKNIEIEKSNIMLIGPTGSGKTLLAKSLARIMDVPFAVADATALTEAGYVGEDVESILSRLLASADYDLEKAKRGIVYIDEIDKIANKSESETSGRDVSGEGVQQGLLKILEGADVYVPVKGSRKNSSAETVIFDTTHVLFICGGAFVGLREDDSVKKTKKAPKMGFLKKEDEEANKKPIEAKELISFGLIPEFIGRIPIIAELNKLSKEDLIRVLKEPKNAITKQYEILFELDGVELEFTEPALDKIAEIAVEKDVGARGLRGIIESIMLPLQYITPSEENLEKCIITKEYINKEKDVELIYNDNIAEESTKEILYKKIVN
- a CDS encoding SIR2 family protein codes for the protein MDDIKQKIKTGQLIPFLGMGVFENTKTKDGSTLPYDSDSMILALNNGRAMSDRLMYEYSRAAMSLEQRKGREFIIQMTNHIYSSKEYEIPDIYKWLKELKPKYIIDTNMDDSLQKIYNDVEHFLITGVSRITADWDRYLIYLFDVKEQKYTRIEKENLNLDLPILFKPMGSTKPEMNFIISDADFVDWLTEAMGGYAMPNILKEYRKGKDYLFLGVDFSRDTFRMVTNEITIDLNAGLSLFDKEELTKKEDKFIKTHNLEVLNMSINNFINSNE